In a genomic window of Cyclopterus lumpus isolate fCycLum1 chromosome 13, fCycLum1.pri, whole genome shotgun sequence:
- the LOC117741085 gene encoding von Willebrand factor A domain-containing protein 5A-like isoform X2 — MMVNCCGLLTSQKEPVPLKSVEVELEVRDHVATVVSTLSYENKEDKPLEAVFVFPLPGDAAVCHFSAQIGQMQIVAEVKEKQEAREEYDDALSSGQQAFLLEESEQSPDIFSLSVGSLPPGESASIRLEYVTELAVQADDGLRFCLPAVLNPRYQPQGSGGGEGGNVQVTSVQVTSVPASLVPYSLSFSARVSSPRPVSKVESNCPLDPLQYLNTEQTQTTVKLAAGHKFDRDVELLIYYKDAHQPTAVVEAGRASSEPGTLMGDPVMMLSLYPEFPQAVMSSVASCGEFVFLLDRSGSMQGARMKSAMDTLLLLLKSLPMGCYFNIHSFGSSYEHIFPESVEYNQKTMEEALKNVAEMKANLGGTEILKPLKHIYSQPCIPSQPRQLFVFTDGEVGNTKDVINLVKQNSGSHRCFSFGIGEGASSALINGLAKEGGGHAQFITGTDRMQPKVMQSLRFALQPAVQDISVKWDLPKGVSVIDLSPPITALFQGQRSLVYAQLTGQGSEASEGCVTVRYSLAGHPSQNQLHFSLKPAEDTGLTVHRLAARTLIRSLEMEKREWRGQEDGGDKKKKVVELSVQSGVSSAFTAFIAVNKGNSEVIQGPLVRRNVPTPMVMACGMRRQCVPMSYDASPVMNMMALRQAEPCSLKKRSLPKQPPRDPLLQLVSLQKASGCWVLDPDLAAALGKTSEEVEKPKPASVNQEVWATILALIWLHGFKMDAQEEWELLAMKAVSWLQAQKASCVTECVDAGNALLGCTVQKDVLGL; from the exons GATGCTGCTGTCTGTCATTTCAGTGCTCAGATTGGACAGATGCAGATTGTAGCCGAGGtgaaggagaagcaggag GCCCGTGAGGAGTATGACGATGCTCTGAGCTCCGGTCAGCAGGCCTTCCTGTTGGAGGAGAGTGAGCAGAGTCCAGATATATTCTCTCTGAGTGTGGGCAGTCTGCCTCCAGGAGAGAGCGCCTCCATCAGGCTGGAGTACGTCACTGAGCTGGCTGTGCAGGCTGATGACGGGCTGAGGTTTTGTCTGCCTGCTGTGCTCAACCCTCGCTACCAACCTCAGG GGAGtggaggtggtgaaggtggcAACGTTCAGGTGACCTCTGTTCAGGTGACCTCTGTTCCAGCCTCTCTGGTGCCCTAcagtctgtctttctctgcccgAGTGTCCTCTCCTCGTCCCGTCTCTAAAGTAGAGTCCAACTGTCCCCTGGACCCTCTTCAGTACCTCAACACAGAGCAAACCCAGACCACG GTCAAGTTGGCTGCAGGACACAAGTTTGACAGAGATGTCGAACTGCTGATTTATTACAAAGATGCCCACCAGCCCACTGCTGTGGTGGAGGCAGGACGGGCCTCTTCTGAGCCTG GCACTCTGATGGGGGATCCAGTGATGATGCTGAGCCTGTACCCTGAGTTCCCCCAGGCTGTGATGTCTTCAGTCGCTTCATGTGGAGAGTTTGTCTTCTTATTGGATCGATCTGGCAGTATGCAGGGAGCGCGTATGAAGAGTGCCATG gATACTCTGCTGCTCCTGTTGAAGAGCTTACCAATGGGCTGCTATTTCAACATCCACAGCTTTGGGTCCAGTTATGAACACATCTTCCC TGAGAGTGTAGAGTACAACCAGAAGACCATGGAAGAAGCTCTGAAAAATGTTGCGGAGATGAAAGCTAATCTGGGAGGAACAGAGATTCTGaagccactcaaacacatttACAGCCAGCCCTGCATTCCCAGTCAACCTCGACAA CTATTTGTCTTCACTGACGGAGAGGTGGGGAACACCAAAGACGTGATCAATCTGGTGAAGCAGAATTCAGGTTCCCACAg GTGTTTCTCTTTTGGGATTGGGGAAGGGGCCAGTTCTGCTCTCATCAACGGGTTGGCCAAGGAAGGAGGAGGTCACGCTCAGTTCATCACAGGGACGGACAGGATGCAACCCAAA GTGATGCAGTCGCTGCGATTTGCTCTGCAACCAGCTGTGCAGGACATCTCAGTCAAATGGGATTTGCCAAAGGGAGTTTCTGTCATTGATCTctctccaccaatcacagcccTTTtccagggtcaaaggtcactggtTTATGCCCAGCTCACTGGACAG GGTTCAGAGGCCTCAGAGGGCTGTGTGACGGTGAGGTACAGCCTGGCAGGTCATCCCTCTCAGAACCAGCTTCACTTCAGTCTCAAACCTGCAGAGGACACTGG atTAACCGTCCACAGGTTGGCTGCTCGGACTCTGATTCGCTCcctggagatggagaagagagagtggagaggacaggaagatggaggagacaagaagaagaaggtggtggAGCTCAGCGTCCAATCAGGAGTGAGCAGTGCCTTCACTGCCTTCATCGCTGTCAACAAAGGCAACAGTGAAGTTATTCAAGGACCTCTGGTGCGCAGAAATGTTCCAACACCCA TGGTGATGGCCTGTGGTATGCGCAGGCAGTGTGTTCCGATGTCATATGATGCTTCTCCTGTGATGAATA TGATGGCCCTGAGACAAGCCGAACCATGTAGCTTGAAAA AAAGGTCTTTGCCCAAACAGCCGCCCAGAGACCCTTTGCTGCAGCTGGTCTCCCTCCAGAAGGCGTCTGGCTGCTGGGTGCTGGATCCAGATCTGGCTGCTGCACTGGGAAAGACCAGCGAGGAGGTGGAAAAGCCCAAGCCTGCATCG GTGAACCAGGAAGTGTGGGCCACCATTCTGGCTCTGATCTGGCTTCATGGTTTCAAGATGGATGCTCAGGAAGAGTGGGAGCTTCTGGCTATGAAGGCTGTGTCATGGCTCCAAGCTCAGAAag cCTCCTGTGTGACGGAGTGTGTGGACGCAGGAAACGCTCTGTTGGGTTGCACCGTGCAGAAAGACGTCCTGGGGCTCTGA
- the LOC117741085 gene encoding von Willebrand factor A domain-containing protein 5A-like isoform X1, giving the protein MMVNCCGLLTSQKEPVPLKSVEVELEVRDHVATVVSTLSYENKEDKPLEAVFVFPLPGDAAVCHFSAQIGQMQIVAEVKEKQEAREEYDDALSSGQQAFLLEESEQSPDIFSLSVGSLPPGESASIRLEYVTELAVQADDGLRFCLPAVLNPRYQPQGSGGGEGGNVQVTSVQVTSVPASLVPYSLSFSARVSSPRPVSKVESNCPLDPLQYLNTEQTQTTVKLAAGHKFDRDVELLIYYKDAHQPTAVVEAGRASSEPGTLMGDPVMMLSLYPEFPQAVMSSVASCGEFVFLLDRSGSMQGARMKSAMDTLLLLLKSLPMGCYFNIHSFGSSYEHIFPESVEYNQKTMEEALKNVAEMKANLGGTEILKPLKHIYSQPCIPSQPRQLFVFTDGEVGNTKDVINLVKQNSGSHRCFSFGIGEGASSALINGLAKEGGGHAQFITGTDRMQPKVMQSLRFALQPAVQDISVKWDLPKGVSVIDLSPPITALFQGQRSLVYAQLTGQGSEASEGCVTVRYSLAGHPSQNQLHFSLKPAEDTGLTVHRLAARTLIRSLEMEKREWRGQEDGGDKKKKVVELSVQSGVSSAFTAFIAVNKGNSEVIQGPLVRRNVPTPMVMACGMRRQCVPMSYDASPVMNTRKKKSKGGFAPKLFSNMMNKLFASTIPQKMSLQTDGADVMALRQAEPCSLKKRSLPKQPPRDPLLQLVSLQKASGCWVLDPDLAAALGKTSEEVEKPKPASVNQEVWATILALIWLHGFKMDAQEEWELLAMKAVSWLQAQKASCVTECVDAGNALLGCTVQKDVLGL; this is encoded by the exons GATGCTGCTGTCTGTCATTTCAGTGCTCAGATTGGACAGATGCAGATTGTAGCCGAGGtgaaggagaagcaggag GCCCGTGAGGAGTATGACGATGCTCTGAGCTCCGGTCAGCAGGCCTTCCTGTTGGAGGAGAGTGAGCAGAGTCCAGATATATTCTCTCTGAGTGTGGGCAGTCTGCCTCCAGGAGAGAGCGCCTCCATCAGGCTGGAGTACGTCACTGAGCTGGCTGTGCAGGCTGATGACGGGCTGAGGTTTTGTCTGCCTGCTGTGCTCAACCCTCGCTACCAACCTCAGG GGAGtggaggtggtgaaggtggcAACGTTCAGGTGACCTCTGTTCAGGTGACCTCTGTTCCAGCCTCTCTGGTGCCCTAcagtctgtctttctctgcccgAGTGTCCTCTCCTCGTCCCGTCTCTAAAGTAGAGTCCAACTGTCCCCTGGACCCTCTTCAGTACCTCAACACAGAGCAAACCCAGACCACG GTCAAGTTGGCTGCAGGACACAAGTTTGACAGAGATGTCGAACTGCTGATTTATTACAAAGATGCCCACCAGCCCACTGCTGTGGTGGAGGCAGGACGGGCCTCTTCTGAGCCTG GCACTCTGATGGGGGATCCAGTGATGATGCTGAGCCTGTACCCTGAGTTCCCCCAGGCTGTGATGTCTTCAGTCGCTTCATGTGGAGAGTTTGTCTTCTTATTGGATCGATCTGGCAGTATGCAGGGAGCGCGTATGAAGAGTGCCATG gATACTCTGCTGCTCCTGTTGAAGAGCTTACCAATGGGCTGCTATTTCAACATCCACAGCTTTGGGTCCAGTTATGAACACATCTTCCC TGAGAGTGTAGAGTACAACCAGAAGACCATGGAAGAAGCTCTGAAAAATGTTGCGGAGATGAAAGCTAATCTGGGAGGAACAGAGATTCTGaagccactcaaacacatttACAGCCAGCCCTGCATTCCCAGTCAACCTCGACAA CTATTTGTCTTCACTGACGGAGAGGTGGGGAACACCAAAGACGTGATCAATCTGGTGAAGCAGAATTCAGGTTCCCACAg GTGTTTCTCTTTTGGGATTGGGGAAGGGGCCAGTTCTGCTCTCATCAACGGGTTGGCCAAGGAAGGAGGAGGTCACGCTCAGTTCATCACAGGGACGGACAGGATGCAACCCAAA GTGATGCAGTCGCTGCGATTTGCTCTGCAACCAGCTGTGCAGGACATCTCAGTCAAATGGGATTTGCCAAAGGGAGTTTCTGTCATTGATCTctctccaccaatcacagcccTTTtccagggtcaaaggtcactggtTTATGCCCAGCTCACTGGACAG GGTTCAGAGGCCTCAGAGGGCTGTGTGACGGTGAGGTACAGCCTGGCAGGTCATCCCTCTCAGAACCAGCTTCACTTCAGTCTCAAACCTGCAGAGGACACTGG atTAACCGTCCACAGGTTGGCTGCTCGGACTCTGATTCGCTCcctggagatggagaagagagagtggagaggacaggaagatggaggagacaagaagaagaaggtggtggAGCTCAGCGTCCAATCAGGAGTGAGCAGTGCCTTCACTGCCTTCATCGCTGTCAACAAAGGCAACAGTGAAGTTATTCAAGGACCTCTGGTGCGCAGAAATGTTCCAACACCCA TGGTGATGGCCTGTGGTATGCGCAGGCAGTGTGTTCCGATGTCATATGATGCTTCTCCTGTGATGAATA CTCGTAAGAAGAAATCTAAGGGAGGCTTCGCCCCAAAGTTATTCTCTAATATGATGAATAAGTTATTTGCCTCGACGATACCACAGAAGATGTCTCTGCAGACTGATGGTGCCGATG TGATGGCCCTGAGACAAGCCGAACCATGTAGCTTGAAAA AAAGGTCTTTGCCCAAACAGCCGCCCAGAGACCCTTTGCTGCAGCTGGTCTCCCTCCAGAAGGCGTCTGGCTGCTGGGTGCTGGATCCAGATCTGGCTGCTGCACTGGGAAAGACCAGCGAGGAGGTGGAAAAGCCCAAGCCTGCATCG GTGAACCAGGAAGTGTGGGCCACCATTCTGGCTCTGATCTGGCTTCATGGTTTCAAGATGGATGCTCAGGAAGAGTGGGAGCTTCTGGCTATGAAGGCTGTGTCATGGCTCCAAGCTCAGAAag cCTCCTGTGTGACGGAGTGTGTGGACGCAGGAAACGCTCTGTTGGGTTGCACCGTGCAGAAAGACGTCCTGGGGCTCTGA
- the LOC117741085 gene encoding von Willebrand factor A domain-containing protein 5A-like isoform X3: MMVNCCGLLTSQKEPVPLKSVEVELEVRDHVATVVSTLSYENKEDKPLEAVFVFPLPGDAAVCHFSAQIGQMQIVAEVKEKQEAREEYDDALSSGQQAFLLEESEQSPDIFSLSVGSLPPGESASIRLEYVTELAVQADDGLRFCLPAVLNPRYQPQGSGGGEGGNVQVTSVQVTSVPASLVPYSLSFSARVSSPRPVSKVESNCPLDPLQYLNTEQTQTTVKLAAGHKFDRDVELLIYYKDAHQPTAVVEAGRASSEPGTLMGDPVMMLSLYPEFPQAVMSSVASCGEFVFLLDRSGSMQGARMKSAMDTLLLLLKSLPMGCYFNIHSFGSSYEHIFPESVEYNQKTMEEALKNVAEMKANLGGTEILKPLKHIYSQPCIPSQPRQLFVFTDGEVGNTKDVINLVKQNSGSHRCFSFGIGEGASSALINGLAKEGGGHAQFITGTDRMQPKVMQSLRFALQPAVQDISVKWDLPKGVSVIDLSPPITALFQGQRSLVYAQLTGQGSEASEGCVTVRYSLAGHPSQNQLHFSLKPAEDTGLTVHRLAARTLIRSLEMEKREWRGQEDGGDKKKKVVELSVQSGVSSAFTAFIAVNKGNSEVIQGPLVRRNVPTPMVMACGMRRQCVPMSYDASPVMNKRSLPKQPPRDPLLQLVSLQKASGCWVLDPDLAAALGKTSEEVEKPKPASVNQEVWATILALIWLHGFKMDAQEEWELLAMKAVSWLQAQKASCVTECVDAGNALLGCTVQKDVLGL, translated from the exons GATGCTGCTGTCTGTCATTTCAGTGCTCAGATTGGACAGATGCAGATTGTAGCCGAGGtgaaggagaagcaggag GCCCGTGAGGAGTATGACGATGCTCTGAGCTCCGGTCAGCAGGCCTTCCTGTTGGAGGAGAGTGAGCAGAGTCCAGATATATTCTCTCTGAGTGTGGGCAGTCTGCCTCCAGGAGAGAGCGCCTCCATCAGGCTGGAGTACGTCACTGAGCTGGCTGTGCAGGCTGATGACGGGCTGAGGTTTTGTCTGCCTGCTGTGCTCAACCCTCGCTACCAACCTCAGG GGAGtggaggtggtgaaggtggcAACGTTCAGGTGACCTCTGTTCAGGTGACCTCTGTTCCAGCCTCTCTGGTGCCCTAcagtctgtctttctctgcccgAGTGTCCTCTCCTCGTCCCGTCTCTAAAGTAGAGTCCAACTGTCCCCTGGACCCTCTTCAGTACCTCAACACAGAGCAAACCCAGACCACG GTCAAGTTGGCTGCAGGACACAAGTTTGACAGAGATGTCGAACTGCTGATTTATTACAAAGATGCCCACCAGCCCACTGCTGTGGTGGAGGCAGGACGGGCCTCTTCTGAGCCTG GCACTCTGATGGGGGATCCAGTGATGATGCTGAGCCTGTACCCTGAGTTCCCCCAGGCTGTGATGTCTTCAGTCGCTTCATGTGGAGAGTTTGTCTTCTTATTGGATCGATCTGGCAGTATGCAGGGAGCGCGTATGAAGAGTGCCATG gATACTCTGCTGCTCCTGTTGAAGAGCTTACCAATGGGCTGCTATTTCAACATCCACAGCTTTGGGTCCAGTTATGAACACATCTTCCC TGAGAGTGTAGAGTACAACCAGAAGACCATGGAAGAAGCTCTGAAAAATGTTGCGGAGATGAAAGCTAATCTGGGAGGAACAGAGATTCTGaagccactcaaacacatttACAGCCAGCCCTGCATTCCCAGTCAACCTCGACAA CTATTTGTCTTCACTGACGGAGAGGTGGGGAACACCAAAGACGTGATCAATCTGGTGAAGCAGAATTCAGGTTCCCACAg GTGTTTCTCTTTTGGGATTGGGGAAGGGGCCAGTTCTGCTCTCATCAACGGGTTGGCCAAGGAAGGAGGAGGTCACGCTCAGTTCATCACAGGGACGGACAGGATGCAACCCAAA GTGATGCAGTCGCTGCGATTTGCTCTGCAACCAGCTGTGCAGGACATCTCAGTCAAATGGGATTTGCCAAAGGGAGTTTCTGTCATTGATCTctctccaccaatcacagcccTTTtccagggtcaaaggtcactggtTTATGCCCAGCTCACTGGACAG GGTTCAGAGGCCTCAGAGGGCTGTGTGACGGTGAGGTACAGCCTGGCAGGTCATCCCTCTCAGAACCAGCTTCACTTCAGTCTCAAACCTGCAGAGGACACTGG atTAACCGTCCACAGGTTGGCTGCTCGGACTCTGATTCGCTCcctggagatggagaagagagagtggagaggacaggaagatggaggagacaagaagaagaaggtggtggAGCTCAGCGTCCAATCAGGAGTGAGCAGTGCCTTCACTGCCTTCATCGCTGTCAACAAAGGCAACAGTGAAGTTATTCAAGGACCTCTGGTGCGCAGAAATGTTCCAACACCCA TGGTGATGGCCTGTGGTATGCGCAGGCAGTGTGTTCCGATGTCATATGATGCTTCTCCTGTGATGAATA AAAGGTCTTTGCCCAAACAGCCGCCCAGAGACCCTTTGCTGCAGCTGGTCTCCCTCCAGAAGGCGTCTGGCTGCTGGGTGCTGGATCCAGATCTGGCTGCTGCACTGGGAAAGACCAGCGAGGAGGTGGAAAAGCCCAAGCCTGCATCG GTGAACCAGGAAGTGTGGGCCACCATTCTGGCTCTGATCTGGCTTCATGGTTTCAAGATGGATGCTCAGGAAGAGTGGGAGCTTCTGGCTATGAAGGCTGTGTCATGGCTCCAAGCTCAGAAag cCTCCTGTGTGACGGAGTGTGTGGACGCAGGAAACGCTCTGTTGGGTTGCACCGTGCAGAAAGACGTCCTGGGGCTCTGA